A single window of Chloracidobacterium thermophilum B DNA harbors:
- a CDS encoding histidine phosphatase family protein, with translation MSLETPVTTLLLIRHGETIDGPAPRCHGWTDLPLSDTGRTQIERLREYLRAYLRDGQPAAIYSSDLQRSRQTADILTEGQDLRPTAVHALREINFGDLEGCLVDDLPERFPATVAAWRSNPATCRFPNGESFQEVKQRVLPTVERLLSAHAGATIAMALHSGVNRIILGWALGLPDEYLVRLEQDHGCLNVITFGPLHPRLRLHNFVPVLTGSH, from the coding sequence ATGTCACTTGAAACACCGGTGACGACCCTGCTTCTGATTCGGCACGGGGAAACAATTGACGGCCCGGCCCCCCGCTGCCATGGCTGGACGGACCTGCCGCTCTCGGATACGGGCCGGACGCAGATTGAGCGGCTGCGCGAGTACCTGCGCGCCTACCTGCGCGATGGGCAACCGGCGGCGATATACAGCAGCGACCTTCAGCGTTCGCGCCAGACAGCGGACATTCTGACCGAAGGGCAGGACCTGCGCCCAACGGCCGTGCACGCCCTGCGTGAAATCAACTTTGGCGACCTCGAAGGTTGCCTGGTGGATGATCTGCCGGAGCGCTTTCCGGCAACGGTTGCCGCGTGGCGGAGCAACCCGGCAACCTGCCGGTTTCCCAACGGGGAGAGTTTTCAGGAAGTCAAACAGCGGGTCCTGCCGACCGTCGAGCGGTTACTCAGCGCACATGCCGGAGCAACCATTGCGATGGCGCTGCACTCCGGCGTCAACCGCATCATTCTGGGCTGGGCGCTTGGTCTGCCGGATGAGTATCTCGTCCGACTCGAACAGGACCACGGCTGTCTCAACGTCATTACCTTTGGGCCGCTGCATCCGCGGCTGCGGCTGCACAATTTCGTCCCGGTGCTCACTGGCTCACACTGA
- a CDS encoding GNAT family N-acetyltransferase — translation MTAETSSSAPALIWRAAHFTELTVDELYALLQARAAVFVVEQQCIYQDIDGIDRQAHHILGWRQTATERELVAYCRLVAPGVKYAEPSIGRVITTAAGRGQGFGKALMQQALALHEALYPGRGNRISAQQYLERFYRAFGYRTVSAPYDEDGLPHVEMLREGSPQAT, via the coding sequence ATGACGGCGGAAACCTCTTCTTCTGCGCCCGCACTGATCTGGCGGGCGGCGCACTTTACGGAACTGACGGTGGATGAGCTGTACGCCCTGCTTCAGGCGCGGGCCGCGGTATTTGTCGTTGAGCAGCAGTGCATCTATCAGGACATTGACGGCATTGACCGCCAGGCGCACCACATCCTGGGCTGGCGACAGACGGCGACGGAACGCGAGCTGGTAGCCTACTGTCGGCTTGTCGCGCCGGGCGTCAAGTATGCCGAGCCATCCATTGGGCGGGTGATCACAACAGCGGCCGGACGTGGACAGGGGTTTGGCAAGGCGCTCATGCAGCAGGCGCTGGCCCTGCACGAGGCGCTATATCCTGGTCGGGGCAACCGGATTTCGGCCCAGCAGTATCTGGAACGTTTTTACCGGGCTTTTGGCTACCGGACGGTTTCCGCACCCTACGATGAGGACGGCTTGCCGCACGTTGAGATGCTCCGTGAGGGCAGCCCGCAAGCAACCTGA
- a CDS encoding TetR/AcrR family transcriptional regulator, giving the protein MSKHTLAAMTSAPPTTARPATTSRRMSGEDRRRQIVRIAMQQFSEKGFNGVTTKEIAARAGVSEAIIFRHFATKQDLYAAILDQKMKDADARSFWERMRELAARRDDQNFFETIMRHVIERHRADYSFQRLLFFSALEGHELSDMFFRLYVRDIFDFLADYIETRIREGAFREVNPHVAARSLFAMPFLQTMFEQLHGDQTVTGSPEALARAYSSIFFEGIRRPAAGARVHPASETVVPS; this is encoded by the coding sequence GTGAGCAAGCATACCTTGGCCGCCATGACCAGCGCCCCACCAACAACTGCCCGCCCGGCAACCACGTCCCGTCGCATGTCGGGTGAAGACCGCCGGCGGCAGATTGTCCGCATCGCCATGCAGCAGTTTTCCGAAAAGGGCTTCAATGGCGTCACAACCAAAGAAATTGCTGCGCGTGCCGGTGTGAGTGAGGCCATCATTTTTCGGCACTTTGCGACCAAGCAGGACCTCTATGCTGCCATTCTCGACCAGAAGATGAAGGACGCCGACGCCCGGAGTTTCTGGGAGCGCATGCGTGAGCTGGCCGCCCGGCGCGATGACCAGAACTTCTTTGAAACCATCATGCGGCACGTCATCGAGCGGCACCGCGCCGATTATTCCTTCCAGCGGTTGCTGTTTTTCAGCGCCCTCGAAGGCCACGAACTTTCCGATATGTTCTTCCGGCTCTATGTGCGCGACATTTTTGACTTCCTCGCCGATTACATTGAAACCCGCATCCGTGAAGGCGCGTTCAGGGAAGTCAATCCCCATGTGGCGGCGCGTTCCCTCTTTGCCATGCCCTTTCTGCAAACGATGTTCGAGCAGCTTCACGGCGACCAGACCGTGACCGGATCGCCCGAAGCGCTCGCACGCGCCTACAGCAGCATTTTC